A genomic stretch from Thunnus maccoyii chromosome 19, fThuMac1.1, whole genome shotgun sequence includes:
- the LOC121886205 gene encoding uncharacterized protein LOC121886205 produces the protein MEISPFSFTPERYWTEEKERALIAFFSKHSCLWNHKSESYKNRQLRWKTLEHLRILLSAHPPPVPFTVEDIKNKFKNLRTTFQRQYKMVKASKGCGSNDVFVPQWKHYQQLMFLQGCWDMEDGVDVPPLSPLIVPQEESQPVLTSPGLIISFLPTPSTSSPSCTSPCIPSNMVVKCYWTDERERALIAFYSEHSCLWNKKSENHNNRQLRLKLLETLRSQLSDHTVSFSVEDIKCKFKNLRTVFNREYKAVQASRASDKLYVSKWKHYQQLLFLCECCDEEDGQDDLLILMPQEDKDLEHGNQTPSSTLSSFSSNSTQTNSLKFSNTSNPSSACQSDAKTSTNTAYQIFLAASPDNLKLVSHTAPSTLPASPSGSPLDAKPCTNPSPLTFSVLGPVLTESRLISDSRCHWNEAKVQQLISFYSEHSCLWNHKSESYRNRLLRQSLLETLSSLLSSNEPVPFTVEDIKTKFRNLRTIFQREHKAVSANKTCGSEDFYLPKWRHYRELMFLCDSCDEDDQPDNLHFHQPQESNLLHLESQAPPSSLHYQASAAAAATYQTATITSHSLQAPPSPTPPDSQLSSPSSSPSTSSSHTDSRLSGRKRASRRPPHTTSEVLDFMRTFCQSQMVSPHAGFLKYVEECLNETPPDKVKKLKKKIIETIHSVSEEA, from the exons ATGGAGATATCTCCGTTCAGCTTTACACCGGAGAGATACTGGAcggaagagaaagagagggcgCTCATAGCGTTCTTCTCCA AGCACAGCTGTCTGTGGAACCACAAGTCAGAGAGCTATAAGAACCGACAGCTGCGATGGAAAACCCTGGAACACCTGCGGATACTCCTGTCAGCTCACCCCCCACCTGTTCCTTTCACAG tGGAAGACATTAAGAACAAGTTCAAGAACCTCCGTACCACCTTCCAGCGTCAGTACAAAATGGTGAAGGCGAGCAAGGGGTGTGGGTCAAATGACGTGTTCGTGCCGCAGTGGAAGCACTACCAGCAGCTGATGTTCCTGCAGGGCTGCTGGGACATGGAAGACGGCGTTGACGTCCCACCGCTGTCCCCGCTGATCGTTCCACAGGAGGAGAGCCAGCCTGTCCTAACCTCCCCAGGACTGATCATCTCCTTCCTCCCCACCCCATccacctcctccccttcctGCACGTCTCCCTGCATCCCCTCCAACATGGTGGTTAAATGTTACTGGACTGATGAGAGGGAGCGTGCACTGATAGCTTTTTACTCCG AGCACAGCTGTCTGTGGAACAAGAAGTCTGAAAACCACAACAACCGTCAGCTCAGACTGAAGCTGCTAGAGACTCTGAGGAGCCAGCTGTCTGACCACACAGTGTCTTTCTCAG TTGAAGATATAAAGTGCAAGTTCAAGAACCTTCGGACAGTTTTTAACCGTGAATACAAGGCGGTCCAGGCCAGCAGGGCGTCTGACAAACTCTACGTGTCCAAATGGAAACACTACCAGCAGCTGCTCTTCCTCTGCGAGTGCTGCGATGAAGAAGACGGCCAGGACGACCTGCTGATACTGATGCCACAGGAAGACAAGGATCTGGAACATGGAAACCAAACGCCTTCATCCACTCTTAGCAGCTTCTCCTCCAACTCCACCCAAACCAACAGCCTGAAGTTCAGCAACACCTCCAATCCCTCCAGCGCCTGTCAGAGCGACGCCAAAACCAGCACCAACACCGCATACCAAATCTTCCTCGCTGCTTCTCCAGATAATCTCAAACTAGTGAGCCACACAGCTCCTTCCACACTCCCCGCCTCTCCGTCCGGTTCACCACTGGACGCCAAACCTTGTACGAACCCCTCCCCTCTAACTTTCTCTGTGCTCGGCCCGGTTCTGACAGAGAGCAGACTGATCAGTGACTCCCGCTGCCACTGGAATGAGGCCAAAGTTCAGCAGCTCATTTCATTTTACTCCG AGCACAGTTGTCTGTGGAACCACAAGTCAGAGAGCTACAGGAACAGACTGTTGAGACAGAGTCTGTTGGAGACACTGAGCAGCCTGCTGTCCAGCAATGAGCCAGTCCCATTCACAG TGGAAGACATAAAGACAAAGTTCAGAAACCTGCGAACCATCTTCCAACGTGAACACAAGGCGGTGAGCGCCAACAAAACATGCGGCTCAGAGGACTTTTACCTTCCAAAGTGGAGACACTACCGTGAGCTGATGTTCCTCTGCGACTCCTGCGACGAGGACGACCAGCCTGACAACCTCCACTTCCACCAACCTCAGGAGTCCAACCTCCTCCACCTGGAGAGCCAagcccctccctcctccctacACTACCAAGcctccgccgccgccgccgccacctaCCAAACTGCTACCATCACATCACACAGCCTCCAAGCCCCGCCCTCACCTACTCCCCCAGACTCCCAGCtatcctccccctcctcctcaccctccaCATCATCCTCTCACACTGACAGCAGATTGTCGGGACGCAAGCGAGCGAGCCGCCGGCCGCCGCACACCACCAGCGAGGTGCTGGACTTCATGAGGACGTTCTGTCAAAGCCAGATGGTGTCGCCGCATGCCGGGTTCCTGAAATACGTGGAGGAGTGTCTGAATGAGACGCCGCCTGACAAagtgaagaaactgaagaagaagataATTGAGACAATCCACAGCGTGTCAGAGGAGGCGTAG